A portion of the Mycobacterium paraseoulense genome contains these proteins:
- a CDS encoding LysR family transcriptional regulator — MPLSPRMPELASFEVFLAIAETGSLGRAARELGITQQAVSRRLASMEALVGVTLAVRTTRGSELTPAGLIVAEWAARLLEVANEIDAGLGGLRKEGRERIRVAASQTISEQLMPHWLLSLQTEATRRGGAAPQVILTATNSEQAIAAVRDGTVDLGFVENPGQPKGLGSCVVGQDELVIVVPPGHKWARRSRVVTARELAETPLVAREPHSGIRDSLTVALRQVLGEDMQQAPPVLELTSAAAMRAAVLAGAGPAGMSRLAVADDLAVGRLHAVTIRDLDLRRKFRAIWVGGRTPPAGAIRDMLSHISSRALKP; from the coding sequence ATGCCGCTCAGCCCCCGCATGCCCGAACTGGCCTCGTTCGAGGTCTTTTTGGCGATCGCCGAGACGGGCAGCCTCGGACGCGCCGCCCGCGAGCTCGGGATCACCCAGCAGGCCGTGTCACGGCGGCTCGCATCGATGGAGGCCCTGGTCGGCGTCACGCTGGCCGTGCGGACAACGCGCGGTTCGGAATTGACGCCCGCGGGTTTGATCGTGGCGGAGTGGGCCGCGCGCTTGCTTGAGGTCGCCAACGAGATCGACGCGGGGCTGGGCGGACTGCGCAAGGAGGGCCGCGAACGCATCAGGGTGGCTGCCAGCCAGACGATTTCCGAGCAGCTGATGCCGCATTGGCTGCTGTCCCTGCAGACCGAGGCGACGCGGCGCGGGGGAGCCGCACCGCAGGTGATCCTGACCGCCACCAACAGCGAGCAGGCCATCGCCGCGGTGCGCGACGGCACCGTCGATCTGGGCTTCGTCGAAAACCCCGGCCAGCCCAAGGGATTGGGCAGCTGCGTGGTGGGGCAGGACGAGTTGGTGATCGTGGTCCCGCCGGGGCACAAGTGGGCTCGACGCTCGCGGGTGGTGACCGCCCGCGAACTCGCCGAAACACCCTTGGTGGCGCGCGAACCCCATTCGGGCATCCGCGATTCGCTGACGGTGGCGCTGCGTCAGGTGCTGGGCGAGGACATGCAGCAGGCGCCGCCCGTGCTGGAGCTGACGTCGGCGGCGGCGATGCGCGCCGCCGTGCTCGCCGGGGCGGGGCCGGCGGGGATGAGCCGGCTGGCGGTGGCCGACGACCTGGCCGTCGGGCGGCTGCACGCGGTCACCATCCGAGACTTGGACCTACGGCGTAAGTTTCGCGCCATCTGGGTCGGCGGGCGCACACCGCCCGCGGGAGCGATCCGGGACATGCTGAGCCACATCAGCAGTCGCGCATTGAAGCCCTAG
- a CDS encoding FAD-dependent oxidoreductase: protein MTRTAPYHVAIVGSGPSGFFAAASLLKAADASGFGIAVDMLEMLPTPWGLVRSGVAPDHPKIKSVSQQFEKTAEDPRFRFFGNIKVGEHVSAGELAERYDAVIYAVGAQSDRALNIPGEHLPGSVAAVDFVGWYNAHPHFEQMTPDLSGARAVVVGNGNVAVDVARMLVTDPDVLARTDIADHALESLRPCGVEEVVLIGRRGPLQSAFTTLELRELGELDGVDVVVEPADLEGITDDDAAAAGKVTKNNIKVLREYAGRAPRPGHRRIVLRFLTSPIELKGAERVESIVLGRNELVTDAGGRMIAKDTGEREELPAQLVVRAVGYRGVAIPGLAFDEKTGTIPHTSGRIDGSRNEYVAGWIKRGPSGVIGTNKKCSQDTVDTVLGDLAGGSADRPDAYGDELAEWLTSRQPQLVTAAHWRAIDRFEREAGEPHGRPRAKLASLAELLRIGHG from the coding sequence ATGACCCGCACAGCCCCATACCACGTCGCGATCGTGGGTTCCGGCCCTTCCGGGTTCTTCGCGGCCGCGTCACTGCTCAAGGCCGCCGACGCCTCCGGGTTCGGCATCGCCGTCGACATGCTCGAAATGCTGCCCACCCCTTGGGGGCTGGTGCGGTCGGGCGTGGCACCCGATCACCCGAAGATCAAGTCGGTCAGCCAGCAGTTCGAGAAGACCGCCGAAGACCCGCGCTTTCGCTTCTTCGGCAACATCAAGGTGGGTGAGCACGTCTCGGCCGGCGAACTCGCCGAGCGCTACGACGCGGTGATCTACGCCGTCGGCGCCCAGTCCGACCGCGCCCTCAACATCCCCGGCGAACACCTGCCCGGCAGCGTGGCCGCGGTCGACTTCGTCGGCTGGTACAACGCGCACCCGCACTTCGAGCAGATGACGCCCGACCTGTCGGGTGCGCGCGCCGTCGTCGTGGGCAACGGCAACGTGGCCGTCGACGTCGCCCGCATGCTGGTCACCGACCCCGACGTGCTGGCGCGCACCGACATCGCCGATCACGCGCTGGAGTCGTTGCGGCCCTGCGGCGTTGAGGAAGTGGTGCTGATCGGTCGACGCGGCCCCCTGCAAAGCGCCTTCACCACACTGGAATTGCGAGAGCTCGGCGAGCTCGACGGCGTCGACGTGGTGGTGGAACCCGCCGATCTGGAGGGCATCACGGACGACGACGCCGCCGCTGCCGGCAAGGTCACCAAGAACAACATCAAGGTGCTGCGCGAGTACGCCGGGCGCGCGCCCCGGCCCGGGCACCGCCGAATCGTGTTGCGGTTCCTCACCTCCCCTATCGAGCTCAAAGGCGCCGAGAGGGTGGAGAGCATCGTGCTCGGGCGCAACGAGCTGGTCACCGACGCCGGCGGGCGGATGATCGCCAAAGACACCGGGGAGCGCGAGGAACTGCCCGCGCAGCTGGTGGTGCGGGCGGTCGGCTACCGGGGCGTGGCCATACCGGGGCTGGCGTTCGACGAGAAGACCGGCACGATCCCGCACACCAGCGGCAGGATCGACGGCAGCCGCAACGAATACGTGGCCGGCTGGATCAAACGCGGCCCGTCCGGCGTCATCGGCACCAACAAGAAGTGCTCCCAGGACACCGTCGACACGGTGCTGGGTGACCTGGCCGGCGGGTCGGCAGACCGCCCGGACGCCTATGGCGACGAGCTAGCCGAATGGCTCACTTCGCGCCAGCCGCAGCTGGTCACCGCCGCGCACTGGCGGGCCATCGACCGCTTCGAGCGAGAGGCCGGCGAGCCGCACGGGCGCCCCCGCGCCAAACTTGCCAGCCTCGCCGAGCTGCTGCGAATCGGGCACGGCTAA
- the fdxA gene encoding ferredoxin gives MAYVIGEPCVDIKDKACIEECPVDCIYEGARMLYIHPDECVDCGACEPVCPVESIYYEDDLPAEYSQYTQINADFFTELGSPGGAAKVGLTENDPAAVKNLESRAGAT, from the coding sequence ATGGCATACGTGATCGGCGAACCCTGCGTCGACATCAAGGACAAGGCGTGCATCGAGGAATGCCCCGTCGACTGCATCTACGAGGGCGCGCGGATGCTCTACATCCACCCCGACGAGTGCGTCGACTGCGGCGCCTGCGAGCCGGTCTGCCCCGTCGAGTCCATCTACTACGAGGACGACCTGCCGGCCGAATACAGCCAGTACACGCAGATCAACGCCGACTTCTTCACCGAACTGGGCTCGCCCGGCGGCGCGGCGAAGGTCGGGCTGACCGAGAACGACCCGGCCGCGGTCAAGAACCTGGAGAGCCGGGCCGGGGCCACGTAG
- a CDS encoding esterase — MRTNSGEGTDGRLLAVMASVVVLTGFSCGGTAGAQSACADLGGTVDQNQICRGHIVTSDYTLDLSFPVSYPDEQPLTDYLIQTRNRWADDAKASPPSGRLPYLLTISGKAYRSATPNSRTQTVVLDMNQDFGAHPVTSFKAFTYDVGKGAPITFDTLFKPGTHPLDVLNPIVRRRLGPLPFGDPGVDAYQNFAITDDAVIFFFSQGQVLSQVDGPQRLSVPRAELAALLA, encoded by the coding sequence ATGCGTACGAACTCGGGTGAGGGGACCGACGGGCGCCTGCTGGCGGTGATGGCGTCCGTCGTTGTCCTGACCGGGTTTTCGTGCGGTGGGACGGCCGGCGCGCAATCGGCCTGCGCCGACCTCGGCGGAACCGTCGACCAAAACCAGATCTGCCGGGGTCACATCGTGACTTCCGACTACACACTCGACTTGAGCTTTCCCGTCAGCTATCCCGATGAGCAGCCCCTCACCGACTACCTCATCCAGACGCGGAACCGATGGGCCGACGACGCCAAGGCGTCTCCGCCGAGTGGCCGGCTGCCGTACCTGCTGACGATCTCGGGGAAGGCGTACCGGTCTGCGACGCCGAATTCCAGGACCCAGACCGTCGTGCTGGACATGAACCAGGACTTCGGCGCGCACCCGGTGACCTCGTTCAAGGCGTTCACCTACGACGTCGGCAAGGGTGCTCCCATCACCTTCGACACGCTGTTCAAACCGGGCACCCACCCGCTCGACGTGCTCAACCCGATCGTGCGGCGCCGGCTGGGTCCGCTTCCGTTCGGTGACCCGGGAGTCGACGCGTACCAGAACTTCGCGATCACCGACGACGCCGTGATCTTCTTCTTCAGCCAGGGGCAGGTGCTCTCGCAAGTCGATGGGCCCCAGCGGCTTTCGGTGCCCCGCGCCGAACTCGCAGCGCTGTTGGCGTGA
- a CDS encoding DUF6636 domain-containing protein: MNPLRTPLLAAYALGILVPIVALPATAAADDSPQQFQSPSGDIRCLLEPSRTSAPVALCQIKHHTYVVPPGTPRDDVTGGACPPGANAGGDFRLDQGEAGFIRCTYSALGSGTGSWPVLDYGQTRTLGPISCASEPSGMRCTDISTGHYFRVSDDAYELG, from the coding sequence ATGAACCCGCTGAGAACGCCGCTCCTCGCGGCGTACGCACTGGGCATCCTTGTGCCGATCGTCGCCCTGCCCGCGACCGCGGCCGCCGACGACAGCCCGCAGCAGTTTCAGTCCCCGTCTGGAGACATTCGCTGTCTGCTCGAGCCTTCTCGCACGTCGGCGCCCGTAGCGCTCTGCCAGATCAAGCATCACACCTACGTGGTGCCGCCCGGGACCCCCAGAGACGACGTCACCGGCGGGGCCTGCCCGCCGGGGGCCAACGCGGGCGGTGACTTTCGACTCGACCAGGGCGAAGCCGGATTCATCCGGTGCACGTACTCCGCGCTCGGTTCCGGCACCGGTTCCTGGCCGGTCCTCGACTACGGTCAGACCAGAACGCTCGGTCCGATCAGCTGCGCGAGTGAGCCCTCCGGCATGAGGTGCACCGACATCTCCACGGGGCACTATTTTCGGGTTTCCGACGATGCGTACGAACTCGGGTGA
- a CDS encoding DUF6636 domain-containing protein: protein MTITMKASTAALIATIALAPPARADDSGVFLSPSGNIICSMAAGPDAKTGATCEIRDHTYVPPEPTAPTCHLARGDRVSLFQGSAPVLNCHGDTEFGLAAGQPTLPYGQTRTVGTVTCDSEPNGITCTDDSTGHYFRISRESLDLG, encoded by the coding sequence ATGACCATCACCATGAAGGCTTCCACGGCGGCGCTGATCGCGACCATCGCGTTGGCGCCACCCGCGCGCGCCGACGACAGCGGCGTGTTCCTGTCCCCGTCGGGCAACATCATCTGCAGTATGGCGGCGGGGCCCGACGCGAAAACCGGCGCCACGTGTGAGATCCGCGACCACACCTACGTGCCCCCGGAGCCGACGGCGCCGACCTGTCACCTGGCGCGGGGCGACCGCGTCAGCTTGTTCCAGGGCAGCGCACCGGTCCTGAACTGCCACGGGGACACCGAATTCGGCCTTGCTGCCGGACAACCCACGCTGCCGTACGGCCAGACCCGCACCGTCGGCACGGTCACCTGCGACAGCGAACCGAACGGAATCACCTGCACCGACGACAGCACCGGCCACTACTTCCGGATCTCGCGCGAGTCGCTCGATCTCGGCTGA
- a CDS encoding alpha/beta hydrolase produces the protein MRTARITHVIRQIGSLIVTAVTAVSTLNAYRPLARSGYASLFSWMFGLVVTELPLQTLVSQLGGLALTARRLTRPVGIAAWAVAGVSALGLLNFSRAGHRANVPLTEALDAGLGPSRLTESGDLWRRPAGSGTAKTPGLLRMMRIYRDYAHDSNISYGEFGSANHLDIWRRPDLDPSGPAPVLFQIPGGAWTTGNKRGQAHPLMSHLAELGWVCVAINYRHSPRNTWPAHIVDVKRALAWVKAHIAEYGGDPEFIAITGGSAGGHLSSLAALTPNDPQFQPGFEDADTRVQAAVPFYGVYDFTRFNDAMHPMMPALLVKSVVKQRPSTNLQPFVNASPVNHVSPDAPPFFVLHGRNDSLVPVEQARAFVERLRQVSNQTVVYAELPFTQHAFDIFGSARAAHTAVAVEQFLAEIYAARRQANVA, from the coding sequence ATGCGGACAGCTCGAATCACCCACGTCATCCGGCAGATCGGGTCGCTGATCGTCACGGCGGTGACCGCGGTGTCCACGCTCAACGCCTACCGGCCGCTGGCGCGCAGCGGCTACGCGTCGCTTTTCTCGTGGATGTTCGGGCTGGTCGTCACGGAGTTGCCGCTGCAGACCCTGGTCAGCCAGCTCGGCGGGCTGGCGTTGACGGCTCGACGCCTGACGCGGCCGGTGGGGATCGCGGCGTGGGCGGTGGCGGGTGTCTCGGCGCTGGGTCTGCTGAACTTCAGTCGCGCCGGACACCGAGCCAACGTGCCGCTGACCGAGGCGCTGGACGCCGGGTTGGGTCCCTCTCGGCTCACCGAATCGGGGGATCTCTGGCGCCGGCCGGCCGGCAGCGGCACCGCAAAGACGCCGGGGCTGCTGCGGATGATGCGCATCTACCGCGACTACGCGCACGACTCCAACATCAGCTACGGCGAATTCGGCAGCGCGAACCACCTGGACATCTGGCGCCGCCCCGATCTGGACCCGTCGGGCCCGGCACCTGTGCTTTTCCAGATTCCCGGCGGCGCCTGGACGACGGGAAACAAACGCGGACAAGCCCATCCATTGATGAGCCACCTGGCCGAGTTGGGTTGGGTCTGCGTGGCGATCAACTACCGGCACAGCCCGCGCAACACCTGGCCCGCCCACATCGTCGACGTCAAGCGCGCCCTGGCCTGGGTCAAGGCCCACATCGCCGAATACGGCGGCGATCCCGAATTCATCGCCATCACGGGCGGTTCGGCCGGCGGTCACCTGTCGTCACTGGCCGCGCTCACCCCCAACGACCCGCAGTTCCAGCCCGGCTTCGAGGACGCCGACACCCGGGTGCAGGCGGCCGTCCCGTTCTACGGCGTCTACGACTTCACCCGGTTCAACGACGCGATGCACCCGATGATGCCGGCGTTGCTCGTCAAATCCGTTGTCAAGCAACGGCCGTCGACCAACCTGCAGCCGTTCGTCAACGCCTCTCCGGTCAACCACGTCTCGCCCGACGCTCCCCCGTTCTTCGTCCTGCACGGCCGCAACGACTCGTTGGTGCCCGTGGAGCAGGCGCGCGCCTTCGTCGAGCGGCTGCGCCAGGTCAGCAACCAGACCGTCGTGTATGCCGAACTGCCGTTCACCCAACACGCTTTCGACATCTTCGGTTCGGCGCGTGCGGCGCACACCGCGGTCGCCGTCGAGCAATTCCTGGCCGAGATCTACGCGGCGCGCCGTCAGGCCAATGTGGCCTAG
- a CDS encoding TetR/AcrR family transcriptional regulator — MARERKSSAGVTRRDSYHHGDLKRALTSAALSLVAEKGPKGFTLTEAARRAGVSAAAPYRHFADKAALLATVAEQGFRDLHAEMTAAADTAPDPKSRVVELGRAYVHWAIAHPDHYRVMFGAELSKADHPDLAVAGEQAFGDLLDAIVTCQGAGIVEGQDPRDLAAPLWSLVHGIASLAIGGELRAVGIEQDPEAIIAGVVAQMLGG, encoded by the coding sequence ATGGCACGTGAGCGGAAATCGTCGGCCGGTGTGACGCGGCGGGACAGCTATCACCACGGCGACCTGAAACGCGCCCTGACCAGCGCCGCGCTCTCGCTGGTGGCCGAGAAGGGGCCGAAGGGGTTCACGCTGACCGAGGCGGCGCGGCGCGCCGGGGTCAGCGCCGCCGCCCCGTACCGGCACTTCGCCGACAAGGCCGCGCTGCTGGCCACGGTGGCCGAGCAGGGCTTCCGCGACCTGCACGCCGAGATGACCGCGGCCGCCGACACCGCGCCCGACCCGAAGTCCCGGGTGGTCGAGCTCGGCCGCGCGTATGTGCACTGGGCCATCGCCCACCCGGACCACTACCGGGTCATGTTCGGCGCCGAGCTCTCCAAGGCCGACCATCCCGACCTCGCCGTCGCCGGCGAGCAGGCGTTCGGTGACCTCCTCGACGCCATCGTCACGTGCCAGGGGGCGGGCATCGTCGAGGGTCAGGACCCGCGTGACCTCGCCGCGCCGCTGTGGTCGCTGGTGCACGGCATCGCGTCCCTCGCGATCGGCGGCGAGTTACGCGCCGTCGGCATCGAGCAGGACCCCGAGGCCATCATCGCCGGCGTGGTGGCCCAAATGCTCGGCGGCTAG